Proteins from a genomic interval of Rhizobium etli CFN 42:
- a CDS encoding ABC transporter permease subunit — MGTLASRFYNRLVIVIPYAWLLLFFLAPFFIVFRISLSTTAIAIPPYEPVFSFADGWSGFWSKIATFSFDNYGYLTDDPLYFNAYLSSVIIAAVSTLLMLLIAYPIAYGMAQAPRTIRPTLLMLVILPFWTSFLIRVYAWIAILKPEGLLNQLLLSLHIIDTPLIILNTPTAVYIGIVYSYLPFMVLPLYSALEKMDGTLIEAAQDLGCTPVQAFWRVTFPLSIPGVVAGCMLVFIPAVGEFVIPDLLGGSQTLMIGKTLWNEFNANRDWPVSSAVATILLMILVIPIVFFQNVQAKAEEREK; from the coding sequence ATGGGCACGCTGGCATCACGCTTCTATAACCGCCTCGTCATTGTCATTCCCTATGCTTGGCTGCTGCTCTTCTTTCTGGCTCCGTTCTTCATCGTTTTCCGCATCTCGCTGTCGACGACGGCGATCGCCATACCGCCCTATGAGCCTGTTTTCTCTTTTGCCGACGGCTGGAGCGGTTTCTGGAGCAAGATCGCGACCTTCTCCTTCGACAATTACGGCTATCTCACCGACGATCCACTCTACTTCAACGCCTACCTGTCGAGCGTCATCATCGCGGCGGTCTCGACTTTGCTGATGTTGCTGATCGCTTATCCGATCGCCTATGGCATGGCGCAGGCGCCGCGCACGATCCGGCCGACGCTGCTGATGCTCGTCATCCTGCCGTTCTGGACGAGCTTCCTGATCCGCGTCTATGCCTGGATTGCCATCCTGAAGCCCGAGGGACTGCTGAACCAGCTCCTCCTGTCGCTGCATATCATCGACACCCCACTGATCATTCTCAACACCCCGACGGCGGTCTATATCGGCATCGTCTATTCCTATCTGCCCTTCATGGTGCTGCCGCTCTATTCGGCGCTCGAAAAGATGGACGGCACGCTGATCGAGGCAGCGCAGGATCTCGGCTGCACGCCGGTCCAGGCCTTCTGGCGCGTCACCTTCCCGCTATCGATCCCCGGCGTGGTTGCCGGCTGCATGCTGGTCTTCATCCCTGCCGTTGGCGAGTTCGTCATTCCCGATCTTCTCGGCGGTTCGCAGACGCTGATGATCGGCAAGACGCTCTGGAACGAATTCAACGCGAACAGAGACTGGCCGGTCTCCTCGGCGGTCGCAACCATCCTGCTGATGATCCTGGTGATCCCGATCGTCTTCTTCCAGAATGTGCAGGCCAAGGCCGAAGAGCGGGAGAAGTAA
- a CDS encoding ABC transporter permease, with product MLRWTRFNIISVVLGFAFLYLPIVLLVVFSFNESKLVTVWGGFSAKWYVSLLSNQALLDAAWVTIRVGLLSATFATILGTMAALTLVRYTRFRGRMLFSGMVYAPLVMPEVITGLSLLLLFVAIGFDRGFWTITLAHTTLTMCFVAVVVQSRLLSFDQSIEEAAQDLGAPPVRTFFEITLPIISPAVFSGWILAFTLSLDDLVIASFTSGPGATTLPMKIYSQVRLGVTPEINAICTILIAIVAVGVICASIVTKRREVQRERDERAAAAGA from the coding sequence ATGCTGAGATGGACCCGTTTCAACATCATCTCCGTCGTGCTCGGCTTTGCCTTCCTCTATCTGCCGATCGTGCTGCTGGTGGTTTTTTCCTTCAACGAATCGAAACTCGTCACCGTCTGGGGCGGCTTCTCCGCCAAATGGTATGTCTCGCTGCTCTCGAACCAGGCCCTGCTCGATGCCGCCTGGGTGACGATCCGTGTCGGTCTGCTGTCGGCCACCTTCGCGACCATCCTCGGCACGATGGCGGCGCTGACGCTGGTGCGCTATACCCGCTTCCGCGGCCGCATGCTCTTTTCAGGCATGGTCTATGCGCCGCTCGTCATGCCGGAAGTCATCACCGGTCTGTCGCTGCTGCTGCTCTTCGTGGCGATCGGCTTCGACCGCGGCTTTTGGACGATTACGCTGGCGCATACGACGCTGACCATGTGCTTCGTCGCCGTCGTCGTGCAATCACGGCTCTTAAGCTTCGATCAGTCGATCGAGGAAGCCGCGCAGGATCTGGGCGCGCCGCCGGTGCGCACCTTCTTCGAGATCACGCTGCCGATCATCTCGCCGGCGGTGTTTTCGGGCTGGATCCTGGCTTTCACGCTTTCGCTCGACGACCTCGTGATTGCAAGTTTCACCTCCGGCCCCGGCGCAACCACGCTGCCGATGAAGATCTATAGCCAGGTGCGCCTTGGCGTGACGCCCGAGATCAATGCGATCTGCACGATCCTCATCGCCATTGTCGCAGTCGGCGTTATCTGCGCATCGATCGTCACCAAGCGGCGCGAAGTGCAGCGCGAGCGCGACGAGCGGGCGGCCGCCGCCGGCGCCTGA
- a CDS encoding AsmA family protein: MSTSRHRRWRRKIGPVSRWLPAFARISTLFLLVALALFVALRVAAPYLITTGFVRSGIEDALSKWTGYHAEIKGNPVLEFWPTPRITLNQVTIRQPRESGDKLLGSIESLSADFSLIDALRGRTSFHEFHLLRPNLALTRDENGLIDWSYTGLLAHAISGVRYENGAEVLDPALDAEIGAVTVEDGTLAVTDVRSAKTYNFDSVTADIGWPRLSGAISAVVIARINGVDLKVDFASRQPLLAFAGKSAETRTSLTSNLLTARFQGIASIASLSALSGNIAVSIPDVPAFLTWSGRSLPGVGTLKSASLESDIMSSGSGLRFNDLSLSLNEASATGVMDLSTTTGRRPKIGGTLAFDQMNLKPFLDAFALRLAAGEAEGISTGISEPLQLLDVDVRLSARRAEMGRFQLSDVGASMIVTGGEAKFDIGDSGFEGGEMTAHLEATRRDFDGGGKLQLSIRDADFAGLAERLQLKGPLPLATGSLDLDLQSPKAIWATGLADVTGKLHFWTREGTIPGIDAGALRTQAVEKPFFPLSAAAGGAFAFNQLDLQADFANGSAEIHDAHVIGPTQTLALSGVVTYQSNGLALSGSLEATDPAKTAELPLLPFFVGGSWPNPVISPVPLFGGTPHAQ; encoded by the coding sequence ACGTCTAGACATCGCAGGTGGCGCAGGAAGATCGGGCCTGTTTCGCGCTGGCTTCCGGCCTTCGCCCGCATCTCGACGCTGTTTCTGCTGGTTGCGCTTGCACTGTTCGTGGCCCTCAGGGTCGCAGCGCCCTATCTCATCACGACGGGTTTCGTGCGCTCCGGCATCGAGGACGCGCTGTCGAAATGGACGGGCTATCATGCCGAGATCAAGGGTAATCCGGTTCTCGAATTCTGGCCGACGCCGCGCATCACGCTGAACCAGGTCACCATCCGCCAGCCGCGCGAAAGCGGCGACAAGCTGCTCGGCAGCATTGAAAGCTTGTCGGCGGATTTCAGCCTCATCGATGCGCTGAGAGGCCGGACGAGTTTCCACGAATTCCATCTGCTGCGGCCGAACCTGGCGCTGACGCGTGACGAGAATGGCCTGATCGACTGGAGTTACACCGGCCTGCTTGCCCATGCGATCAGCGGCGTGCGCTACGAAAACGGGGCGGAGGTGCTCGATCCCGCTCTCGATGCCGAGATCGGTGCGGTGACCGTCGAGGACGGCACGCTTGCCGTGACCGACGTCAGGAGCGCCAAGACTTACAATTTCGACAGCGTCACGGCCGACATCGGCTGGCCACGGCTCTCGGGCGCGATCTCGGCTGTCGTGATCGCCCGTATCAACGGCGTTGACCTGAAGGTGGATTTCGCCTCGCGCCAGCCGCTGCTCGCCTTTGCCGGCAAGAGCGCCGAGACGCGGACATCGCTGACGTCAAACCTGCTGACGGCCCGTTTTCAGGGGATCGCCAGCATCGCCAGCCTTTCGGCGCTTTCCGGCAACATCGCCGTCAGCATTCCCGATGTGCCGGCATTTCTGACATGGTCGGGCAGATCGCTCCCCGGTGTCGGCACGCTGAAGAGCGCCTCGCTGGAATCCGACATCATGTCGTCGGGCAGCGGGCTGCGTTTCAACGATCTCAGCCTGTCGCTGAACGAGGCGAGCGCCACCGGCGTGATGGACCTTTCGACCACGACCGGCAGACGGCCGAAGATCGGCGGCACGCTCGCCTTCGACCAGATGAACCTGAAGCCGTTCCTCGACGCCTTTGCGCTGAGATTGGCGGCCGGCGAGGCGGAGGGAATCTCCACCGGCATCAGCGAGCCGCTGCAGTTGCTCGACGTCGACGTCAGGCTTTCGGCGCGGCGGGCTGAGATGGGCCGCTTCCAACTCTCCGATGTCGGCGCCAGCATGATCGTCACCGGCGGCGAGGCGAAGTTCGATATCGGCGACAGCGGCTTCGAAGGCGGCGAAATGACGGCACATCTGGAGGCGACGCGGCGCGACTTCGACGGCGGCGGCAAGCTGCAGCTATCGATCCGCGATGCCGACTTCGCCGGCCTTGCCGAGCGTCTGCAGCTCAAAGGACCGCTACCGCTTGCGACGGGATCGCTCGATCTCGACCTGCAGTCGCCGAAAGCGATCTGGGCGACCGGTCTTGCCGACGTCACCGGTAAGCTGCATTTCTGGACGAGGGAAGGCACGATCCCCGGCATTGACGCCGGCGCGCTCAGGACACAGGCTGTCGAAAAGCCGTTCTTTCCGCTGAGTGCCGCAGCAGGCGGTGCCTTCGCCTTCAACCAATTGGACCTTCAAGCCGATTTCGCCAACGGCTCCGCCGAAATCCATGACGCCCATGTCATCGGGCCTACGCAGACGCTGGCGCTTTCCGGCGTGGTTACCTATCAGTCGAACGGGCTGGCGCTTTCCGGTTCGCTGGAGGCAACCGATCCGGCCAAGACGGCAGAGCTGCCGCTTCTGCCGTTCTTCGTCGGCGGCTCATGGCCGAACCCGGTGATCTCGCCGGTTCCGCTTTTTGGCGGCACGCCCCACGCGCAATAA